The genomic region ATGGGGGAGAGCGGCCTGGATCAGAAAGAAATAGGCGAATACATTCGTCTGAAAGGTGTGATAGAGCTGCTCTTCCGTAATATCAACAATGCTCGGCTGCACATACTGTACGCCATGGTTGTTAACCAGAATATCGATCTTCCCGTAGGTTTCCATCGTCGTGCGGATGACAGCCTCACAGTTTTTCTTTAAGCGGAGATCAATCTCGATTAACAGACAGCGCTGCCCCAGTTCTTCAATCCGCTCGCGAGTCCTTTCGGCATCTGTCCGTTCATATAGATAAGCAATGACGATATCCGCACCTTCCTTGGCAAAAGCGATGGCTGTCGCCCGGCCGATTCCACTGTCACCACCTGTGATAATCGCAACTTTGCCTTGGAGTTTGCAACTGCCGATATAAGCAGGATCTTCGCTAATTGGTTCAGGCACCATCAGGGTTTCCAGACCAGGTTGCTGTTCCTGATGCTGGGGTGGGAATGCCAGCTTTTGCTCTTTACACACCGTTTTCTCACCATAAAAAGGATAGACAGGGTTCATGTGCTAAACATCCTCCTCGAACGTTCATTGATACGGATAAACTATGCATTCGCCCAGAAGAAGGTGCGAGGGGAGGCAGCAGAGTTGTTGTTTTTTGCACAAAATATACCATAATAAGGATAGGTCCTTAAATTGATGGAGGTGTCAGGAGCCACATGAATATTCAGGGAATTAATCATTTGTGCTTTTCCGTATCCAATCTGGAGCGGTCCATTACCTTTTTTGAACGGGCTCTCGGTGCCCAGATTCAGGTGAAGGGACGCAAACTGGCGTATTTTGAGCTTGCCGGTCTGTGGATCGCCTTGAATCAGGAGGATGTTATTCGCAACTATACGGAACGAACCTATACCCATATTGCATTTACCGTTACAGAAGAGGAGTTTGACGGGTCTGTGCAGCAGCTGCGAGCAGCTGGGGCTGACATTCTTCCCGGAAGGCCCAGAGATCCGCGGGATGCGTTATCTGTTTATTTTACCGATCCGGATGGTCATCTGTTTGAACTGCATACAGGTACGATGAAGCAAAGGCTGGATTATTATCGCGAAGACAAAGCTCATATGACCTTTTATCCGTGAGTTTGAGATAAAAATGGGGAGATTCGGAATTATAACTCACATATCTATTGTCTAAACATTGTCATTACCTATAATATGGACAAATGGTACCTTAATTTACCAATGTTGAATTCATTGGTTCAATTCCAAGGAGGTTTGTCATGATTCAGTTCCCTAAACCGGATGTCGAGCAATATTTTCAGACGTACCGAATTTCGCATTTTGCCGTATCGGCCGACGAGAAACGTTTGTTCATGGACAGCAATCTGAACGGTCAGCCAAATATTTGGGCGATGGATTTGCCCGGAGGGTACCCGTATCCTTTAACGTACTTGAATCAGAGCAGTCAATTTATTAAAGCAGACCCGCAAGGACGTCATCTTCTTACCGCCTTTGATCGGGATGGTGACGAGAACTATCATCTCTATGCACTTAAGCCAGAGGGTGGTGTTCCACTGCCTGTTGTACCGGCAGAGCCGAATGATCGCTGTTATTTCTCTGAGTTGTCCGAGGATGGACAACGTCTCTATTATGTCACCAGCGCGGGTAATCCGAACTATCTGAATTCACGCCGCATCGATCTGGAGACAGGTGAGGATGAACTGTTATACAGTGGAGAAGAGGTTACGAGCAGCCTGGTTGCTGTAAGTCCTGACGAGAAGAGTTATGTCATTTTAAAAATGTATTCAAATACGTATCAGACAGCTCATCTGTATCGTAACAATGAAGAAATGGTGATTCTGCCAGCCTCAGAGCGGCAGAGTCAGGTATCCGATCTGATTTTCGCAGATGACAATCGCCTTCTGCTGATCACTAATGATGACTCATCATACTCATATGTGGCTGAGTACCGCATCGATTCCGGCGAGTTCCGTCCATTGTGTAAAATTGAAGGGGAAGATGTGGAGAACATCCGCT from Paenibacillus sp. FSL R5-0341 harbors:
- a CDS encoding SDR family oxidoreductase, with translation MNPVYPFYGEKTVCKEQKLAFPPQHQEQQPGLETLMVPEPISEDPAYIGSCKLQGKVAIITGGDSGIGRATAIAFAKEGADIVIAYLYERTDAERTRERIEELGQRCLLIEIDLRLKKNCEAVIRTTMETYGKIDILVNNHGVQYVQPSIVDITEEQLYHTFQTNVFAYFFLIQAALPHLCRGASIINTASITAYKGNIQLIDYSSTKGAVVSLTRVLSQSLAAQGIRVNSVAPGPIWTPLIPASFSAEDVQVFGTDTPMGRAGQPYELAAAYVYLASRDSSYVTGECIHVNGGDMVTT
- the fosB gene encoding metallothiol transferase FosB, with translation MNIQGINHLCFSVSNLERSITFFERALGAQIQVKGRKLAYFELAGLWIALNQEDVIRNYTERTYTHIAFTVTEEEFDGSVQQLRAAGADILPGRPRDPRDALSVYFTDPDGHLFELHTGTMKQRLDYYREDKAHMTFYP